The following nucleotide sequence is from Parus major isolate Abel chromosome 4, Parus_major1.1, whole genome shotgun sequence.
CAGAGGCTAAAGAGATGTGCCTTTCAGGCCAGCAGTTGGTTTGGgtttctcttcctctcacaTGCCTGTGGTTGTTAGAGGGGCTTGAGTGGTCTCAGGGTATCCTTGGGTGGCCCATCAGACACTTGTCTCTGGTCAGGCTGGCATCAaggtgctcccagctctggtgACATTTGTGACAGCTTGGGATGTTgcacccccagagctgcagcaggagcagggcctggATGCTGCACAGAAGGGGTTCCCACATcaatttcctcctcttcccacagctTGATGTTGCCATCGATGGAGCAGATGAGGTGGACTCTGACCTCAACCTTATCAAAGGTGGCGGGTGAGCcttgctgtctgtctgtctgtctgtctctcagtgctggtggtgggggctctgagcatccctgtgTGGCTGTGGGTGtctctgggctgggctggaggggatccttgtgcagggctgtgtgtccACCCACAGTGGGAGATGGCTCCTGGCCAAGGCTGCCAGGGACAAGGGGCACAAGGTGAGGGGTGGGGATAAGGAGGGTAAGGTGTGGGGCAATGCCAGcaccaaaaccagcaggaagATATTGGAGGGGACTGGACTTCAAGGCCATTAGGCACAGTGAGGAGCAGTCtgatgttttctggttttgtttttatttttttcccccttgcagTGGCTGCTTGACACAGGAGAAGATAGTTGCAGGATTTGCAAAGTGCTTCATTGTTATTGCTGATTACAGGTGAAGATATTACTGTTCATaattcctttctcctccctgggAGGTTTCAGATGGTGCTGTGTTAGGCCATTATTGTCATTCCTATGGTTacaggagagcaggaatggATGGAAATGAGCCTGGCTCCCAGTATTTCAGCAATtcaatttatctttttttcttaattttcaacTCAGCAGGCCTGCTTTGGAGTCAGCAGAGCTTGTGGGGAAGTGGCAGTTCTGCTCTCTGAGCTTAGTGATTGTCAGCATGGGATAAATTTTCCAGCCATGGGGCTGtggaaaaaacagcttctgtTCTGCTGGTCCAAAACATATCAAAACAGGGTTTGTGAGTGGGTAGAGCATTGTGCATTAAACTGGCTcgtgctgcagcagggcacaCATGGACCCTGTGTCCTCCTGAGCCTTGGGCCTGAGGGGTTTGCAGAGGGCCTGGGGTGATGTTAATGGTGTCAGCACTGTAATGTCCAACACTAATCCCACCTCAAACTGTGCCCTCAGGAAAAAGTCTGACAGCCTTGGGGAGCAGTGGAAGAAGGGAGTTCCAATCGAGGTGATCCCCATGTCTTATGTCCCTGTCACCAGAGCCCTGACCAAAAAATTTGGCGGTGTCGTGGAGCTGCGGATGGCTGTTAACAAAGCAGTGAGTATCCCTGTCAGCCCTGCTTCCCCTGAGGAACCACCTCAATGTGGGCAAAGGGAGGACCAGAGGTCAAGCCCTTTATCTAGTGAAACCTGGGCTTTCACTCCCACAAGTGACATCTTGTGTAATTCCTCCTTATTACATTTGGGTTACTGAATTGTGTGTTTAGGTGTTCAGGCTGCTCGTTGAAAGCCTTTCTGGCTGTGACTCCTAAAGAaacatcccagagcagggagcagagggattGCCAGACTGGTCTGACCTGctgccctgggggtgctggggggctgcagggcagtCTGACCTGCCAAGGAGGATCTCGAGTTGGGGGTCATGGTTCCACTGACAGGTTTATTGTGGGGATGGCCCCAGTTTGCTTGAATGATGACTCTAAACCACTGCAGTGGTCCCAGTGAGGGCTCTGACAATCCCTGGCTGGGATCAGGAGACTCAGAGCTCATGCCATGACAACTGGGTTTGCTTCCAGGGCCCTGTGGTGACAGACAATGGGAACTTCATCCTGGACTGGAAGTTTGACAAGGTTCACGAGTGGCGTGAAGTGAACAGCGCTATAAAGATGATACCAGGTGATGtctgtggtttttaaaaaaacacaaaaagctgGCTGAGGCTTGGTGTGTGATAAGTAACCTGGACTGTGTCAGCTCTCTCCTGGATATgaggaaatgtgtgtgtgtgtgtgtgtttgctgccCTCCTGCAGGTCCCTGCATGTCTTTCTACTCAAGAGCAGTCAGCTCAATTGGTACAATTGGTACATGGTGCCCATGTGGCTTTTTCCATACAGTGGTGAAAACTCAAGTGCTGCTGTTGATGTTGACAGTTTCCCATTAGGCACAACAGTCCTGTCCTCTCCCTTACCCTCCTTGTGCCCATTTAGAGAGGGACTTTTAGTGGAAACAGTGGTGCACTCTGGAGGGAGGGTTTGCACTGTCTGTGGTattttccaggagctgcttACAGCTCTGCATCCCATTCCCATTGGGAGACCCTCCCTGCTGTGAGGGTGAAGTGTACCCAAGCTCTTGCTGGGCTCGAGCAGCAGTGGCTGAGTGCTCTGTTTGCAAATAAAACAGCCTCTCTGCAGGGACTCCTGCCTTGCATGAGACCTGCTGCCCAGGCAAGAGCTGCCTCTGGAccatccagctctgcccaggggcACTGGCACTCTGAACTTCAGGGAAGCAGAATCTGGGTGTCTTTCCAGTTACCTTGGCAAAGCCTGTCCCTGAAGTCCTGCCTTCACACAGCTGCCTTCACTGACTGCCCATGTGTTGCCAGAACATGCAGGAACAGGTTGGGATCTCGTTGCACAAACACCAGCATGCCCACAAACAGCCATATATTGTCCTGGCTCCAGGACTGAAGCACCAGGCCAGGCAGAGGCTGTGGGTGTTGGCTGAGTGAAGAGTGGCCAGTAACTTGTAGTTGTTTCTGGTCAGTGGTTTTGCTTCCCTCAGTAGTTcttgtcacagaatcacagaactgttggggttggaagggatctctggtGACCACTGCTGGTCTGGGCTGCCCCTGGTGCAGTGTTTCATATCCTAATGCAGTTGCTGCCCGTGGCTGCACAAATCTCTTTGTCATtagagctgtgtctgtgcaagaggttgctctgcacagcaggaacTTCTTCCCTGCATCTCTTTTTGGTTGAGAAAAACCACTGGGACCTGTTCCATCCTGTGGGTTTGGTCTCAGCActgttttctgctcagaaatggAACTGCTAAGGGAAGATCTTCCCTACCCAGAAGTGGATGAGCATAAATGTGAAGCTGTTGAGGCCTAAATGCAGTGCTGGTAGAAGGGTTTTGGCCACCTTGTGCTTGTGGTAGCCCTTGTCCTCTGTTTCTGTCCACCTTCCTGGCCTCTGGCTGTGTCTCAGTGATCACTGTGAAGTTAGGAGCACCCCATAATTAAATGCAATCTAAAGTACATTTACAAATGGGCTACAAATTGCAGAGGTagcaccagagctgctgagtCTTAAAATTTGAACAAGTGTTAGCCAGGTGATCTCTTACAGGGTGGTGTTTCAGATGAGTTTAAAGGCAAAGGGAGTCATCAGATggcagaaaatgcttttctcatGATTGTGTTGGTGCGACAGTGGTGGCTGGGGCAGCGTGAATGTCGGGGGAACTTTGGGAGCTGTTTCTCAGTCTCTGAAGAGTTTTTGCTGGGAGTGGCTGCATGGAGAAGACTTGCCAGAAGCTCCCTGTGTGGCTGATACAGGCTGGACACTTCTCCAAACCTCTGGTGGAGGCGCTGGTGCTTTTTAACGAGgaaaagcacaggcagagcagaggacacGAGCACAGGGGTGGCTCTGGCAGTAACAAACCTCTCGTTCCGCAGGTGTGGTGGAGACGGGGCTGTTCATCGACATGGCTGAGGTGGTGTATTTTGGGATGGAGGATGGCTCTGTCAGCGTGAGGGAGAAGCAGCCCTGCTGACAGGGCCCTGCCACGGGGACTCAGCCGTCGTGACGGTGCCAACCCGACGTTTTGCCTTAAGGAGCAGCGGCTGTCGCAGGAGACCCGCGGGAAAGCCCATCAGAATCCGCTGACGTGATGCtgaatgtcttttttaaaaaaaaacaaacaagtgaacaaacaaacaaaaaatagattctatttatatatatatatatttttactttacaggaatgttgtctttttttaatgaatcgTTTCAATGAATTGCTTTAAcgtttttattttcttttctaagaaaTACTTACCAAAAACATTAatccctggttttgtttttggagggtttttttttcttttttttgaaagagaactTGAACCCTTCTGGTTGCTCATAGTGCTTAATGATGGACGTCAGAAATACAATCCTGCATCGTTCCTAATTatcctggctgggagggtgatGTATGAAACAGGAGCACATCCAGTTGGGACCTGCTGATGCCTTATTTGGAACCTTTTTGGTTCAGTATTttatgccttttatttttctataccACTGTTTTTTAATAGTTCAGGATGTCTGGTTGTCCTCTGTGCACCATGACAATTCTCTGAGCCTAGGGTGGTCTCTACATCCCCTTCTCTGGGACACTGATAAGGGCCTTTTCTGGGCTTCTGTGTGGAGGAGACATTCATCCTTTGAGCCAAACTCTGCTCTCATTTAATTCAGTACCTCTGATTAAAGTCTGTCCTGTAGCTGGAGATGTTCAGGACTTTGTCCTTGTAGACCAAGAACAGAACTGGGTGCTTGATGAAGTTTACAGGAGCATATTTTAGCAGCTTAGGGCAGTGTGGAGTAGTGTTCAGTGGCAAATGCTTTGGTTTGGAATGAAGGTTAATTATGACCCCTCACAGCTGGTTGATTTGTGAAGGATAGAGCAGAACGCACAGGAAAACGGAGTCTTCCTGCCTAAATTCCACGTGTAGCAGGAGAGAGACACTCATTCAGTATCTCATTTTTGGTGTATAGGTGCTTTGCATGGTTCTGATGTCGAAATGCAAGCCCTCTCTTTGTGTTTTAGACACTGAAATAAAGAGCTGTTATACCAGACTTGGtggtaattttcttcttaaagtaACTTACTTTGTGGATAATGGAGCAGATCATGGTCAGACCAACTTCTGCTAACTTCCCCCTTGCAAGAATCCCTCACCCTGGCCAAATCCACCCTTCTGCATTTGATTTCCTTTTGCTTAGGgtaaatgaattatttaaaatgagcCAGATTATCTGGTCAACACTTGTTATCTGCAGTACTTTCCTCAACAGACACCGTCTTCAATTTGGACATCTAAAACCTGTGCACCTAAATCCAGCTCTTGTACTGAGCAAACTGCCAGCAGCTTGCTGGAAACACTGGGATTTCTTTTCCCACAAGCCCGATGCTGCAGAAGCCATTTGCaaagccccagctctggctAGGGGCTGTTTTCAGGTGCTCTTGGGCTCCTAATGTAATCCTGGATAAACAGAGAGCAATCGAGCACAGCTTAGTGCCCAAGTGCCTTCTCGCTCAGCGTGCTGCTGGAAATGAGATTAGCAGGAGTGAATGCTGCTGTTGACTCTCCTCTGTCTGAAATCAAACAGCTCCTTCTCAAAAAGCCAATAAACCCATTACTGCACCATTACTTTCTGGCCCTGCACCAGCTGTGATCTCATTCAGCTTTGTGCTTAGCAGGGGCTCCTTAGCCTGAAGATGGGCAGGTCTGATTCCTGATCCACTCTGGGTGCTGGGGTAGATCCTGTGGGGACTTCTGCAGCAGATtcccctgctgggatgggactCTGAGTGGGCCTTGGGCTGTGGGTTATGGGCATGGTGTGCACTGTATGCACAGCTGGaattaaaatgtctgtgtgGAATTAAAATCCCTGGAGAAAATTTAGGGTCTGAATCCTTGTGCAAGCTCCCCCAGCTCACATTTGCAGAGCCAGTAGATGGGGTTTGGGAATGGTCATATCCTTTCCCTTGGAGGCTGCCAGGCTCCCTCCTCTGTCATGaccatcctcatcttcatctgcCAGCACATTCAAGTGTGGTGCAGGGGGTCCATCCCCTCCTGGTGGCTTtgtgccctggctctgccctgtcACCAGCACAGCCACTTAACACTGATGCTCAGCTGCCTTGCCACAAGCGTGGTTGGAAAAAGTGAAGTGTACAGGCAGCAGAGGTATTTCTATTCCCTGGTCTTTGCTTTTCTAGGCTATCAGAATTATTACAAACATTTTTGGAGGGGTAGCAGTTTACAGATGAGCATGCTGTGGTAGATCTCCAGCTGAGGgcaggcactgcagctgcctgtcACTTCCTTGGGCAGAAGCagtgcagctgctcctgagcctgAGTTCATCAAATTTGATTTTACCACCTTGGCTGGTttcactgtggcattttctttgGGCTTTGATTTTTCAAGGTGCTCCTCAGAAGACTTTAGAAATGGGCTGCCACTTCCACCCTGCTCCCTTGCACcctgggaagaaaagcagggatatatttttagaagatgtcattgggaaaaaaatgctatcAAAAGCAGGTGGGAGGAGGTGTCCTTTTACACCCAAGGCAGGCTGGTTGTGCCTATTTAGGGTGCATTTCTGCAGAGGGTTCTGTTACCTGATGTGATCCAGCCCCCCCGTTGCCTTTTGGGTTGTGTGTGGTGGGTAATGCACAGAGATTTACCATTAGCACTGAATTATGGATTAACTTGGCCCTGGAGGAAACTAACGTTAAAGCAAAGAGCAACAGCAGCACTAAAATTAATGAGCAACAGAGGTAATGAAACACTAGTTccatccaggaaaaaaaaaaaaaaaggaatataaatataGTAAGAGTGTGTCAGATTCAATTTAATTAACCTGTGGTTAATAGGTTAAATAATTAAGATGAATTAATTaaacaaactagaaaaaaaattatgtgtgtTAAACCAGCTCACCTTGTTCCATGTTGTATAGAAAGTATTACTATTTGTCAAGTTATTATAATCTGGTGTGGGATGGGATTTATGATCTGACATAATTACTGATCTGAGAAATGtggaataaaaaaaggtaaaaataattaagcagGCAGCATAGAGGATGTGTGCTCTTGGTATTGAACCAGACAATTACAGCTAAAGTGATGAGGAGAAAATCAGCATAGCAGAACCAGTGATAAAAATTAGCTGTGAGGAATATTAGTAAACTGTAATATGCATTAATGTCTTTCAAATGTAAAGCCAGATCCATTTTTTAAGTGTGTGGATTTAACAAAAAATTGTGTAATGACACTCTGTGTGGTCCAGCTGTaccaggaaaggaggagaaaaggaagatgtCCTCattttcaaagtgatttttcaaatttatcaAGCCTTTTGAATCCTCAAAAATGTCCTTGCAGCTTAATTTACTCTGTACATCAGCAGAAGGGTGATGCATTTTGGATTAAAGATGAAGTTCAGGACCTAaaactgctgggtttttgtactgaaaacttgtgaagtttatttatttccccttcCAGTAACTTTAACAGGAATTTTATCATCCCTGTAACTCCATAACCTTGGTAGCTGGAACCAGGACTGTTTGTGTTTTTACACCTAACAACACAAACACTTCTTACACTTCCTTAATGACACTTTTAGCCTTGTGAAAATCACATCAGACCATCAACATTAAATGTAGTGAGCAAAACAGTGAAGTATCAGCCACGTGGTTTGACTTCAGGAAATTACAGAAACTTTTTTAGTGGAAACAGAAGGCTTTGTACAAGAATGTCTGAGTGAAAGATAAAACCATCAATCATGttggaaagcaaaatgcttttgatGATTTATGTTGTTTCTGGAATTCAGTAACAGAAAGATGAAATtcaacagaaggagaaaagtgaTTATTAAGGCAAATACCTCAGATCTGTAAACCTCCCAACACTTCAATATCCAAGTTCACTTGGGGATGTTGAGTTAGGAATATTCTTAATCACACCAAATTCAAAGTTCATCTCAGGCTGTATTGTTAAAAATACGTGCACATGAATTTGATAATGCAAAAACCCCCACAGAAGCTGAAGTGCTTCTGTGCCTGCTTACTGGAATGGTCTTTTTTATTGTCCATCAAACACTAAATTCCCCTGTGGTGATCTTCCAGTGCAGgattaattaaagaaaatactacATCAAGTATCCTTTCTGCTTATAAATGTCTCATAGGTTTGTGTAATCTCCTCCTGAAGCTATTACTAGAATGCCTTATAGATCAAAATCTCTAATTAAACATTAATTCCCTTAAAACGTTTTCAAAGCCTTAATTTCAGTAACTTGCAAGTTTTATTTGCCTGCCACAGCACGCTGTCTTCTTGTAATCAGTATTTAATAACCCCTACATTTTAATCCCAATGTAATGTATTTGGCAATGacaaatgaaattgaaaaacCCCGCTGTAAATCTAGATGGTACACTGGGATGTTTTTCTTACTATCTTAATTTAttgctggggggaaaaaaacaaacagacagTCCTGCCTTCCTCTTAACCCTTAAATGAGTATTATTTTTTGAAGAGGAGACTGTAATTCTCACCTTTACTTTTATATGTAACTTAGTGAGGATGGATCTGATCAGTGAAGAGTCAAATCCAACAGCTCATAAGTAATGTACCAAAATCTTGTCTAACTGAAGAGCAAGCAGATAACCTCACTTTCTGCTGAGAGGGTTTTCAGGGTATGACCCACTGCATATGAGCACCTGGGGAAAACTCAGCCTCTTTTGCCACAGATCACCACTTTTTGGACAGGTTACGTGCAGGTTTCTCTGCAGGtcagctgggggctgtggtTTATCATTTATGAAATGTTTCTTCCATCCTTGTTTGAGAGCTCAAGCAGCACATGCTGACCTGGCTGGGCCCTTGGGGGCTGCACTGAGTGATTTTGCTCAGgctcttcatttttcctgtggaTTTGCTGCTGTGATAGCCCTGGCTATCaacagccttttccagcctccttCCAGAGgctccccagcagcccaaaGCCATTATTGCTCCCTCATCTGATCCTTGGAAGCTGCACAAGGAGTTGCTTTGCTGTAATTCATATCTGTGATGCCCACAAATCCTCAGTGGGCTTCATTTCCAGTTCCTGGGATGCTCTTGCCTCACCAACAGCGAGTCTGGCCAAGagctttttattacttttaaagcAAGTCAGCAAGAGACTTTTAGCAGATTAAACATCTTCAGGTAGAGTAATTAGAAAAACCTTCTCTGCTCACTGGATTGTACAGCTGGAGGTTTTGCCACATGTGACAGTCACAATCACATCAAAACATTACTCACAGGTTCAATATCATTTAATCCATCCTGCCTGGG
It contains:
- the RPIA gene encoding ribose-5-phosphate isomerase, whose protein sequence is MRLPGRLALLRSTPLAARPPGRVRAGRAAARRGFSRGRLGGTMAEEAKKRAAFAAVDKHVQNNQVLGIGSGSTIVHAVQRLAERVKEENLTIVCIPTSFQARQLILQNGLTLSDLDRNPELDVAIDGADEVDSDLNLIKGGGGCLTQEKIVAGFAKCFIVIADYRKKSDSLGEQWKKGVPIEVIPMSYVPVTRALTKKFGGVVELRMAVNKAGPVVTDNGNFILDWKFDKVHEWREVNSAIKMIPGVVETGLFIDMAEVVYFGMEDGSVSVREKQPC